The Castor canadensis chromosome 13, mCasCan1.hap1v2, whole genome shotgun sequence genome has a window encoding:
- the Crat gene encoding carnitine O-acetyltransferase isoform X3 encodes MLAFAARTVVSSRFKAHQDALPRLPVPQLQQSLDHYLKALQPIVSEEEWAHTKQLVEEFQTSGGVGERLQKGLERRARKMENWLSDWWLKTAYLQFRQPVVIYSSPGVMLPKQDFVDLQGQLRFAAKLIEGVLDFKTMIDNETLPVEYLAGKPLCMNQYYQILSSCRLPGTKQDSVVNFIKAKKPPMHITVVHNYQFFELDVYHSDGTPLTSDQIFAQLEKIWNSSLQTNKEPVGILTSNHRNTWAKAYNTLIKDKVNRESVNSIQKSIFTVCLDKPVPRVSEDVYRNHVAGQMLHGGGSQLNSGNRWFDKTLQFIVAEDGSCGLVYEHAAGEGPALISLVDHVIEYTRKPELVRSPMVPLPMPKKLRFNITPEIKNDIEKAKQNLGIMIQDLDITVMVFHHFGKDFPKSEKLSPDAFIQMALQLAYYRIYGQACATYESASLRMFHLGRTDTIRSASTDSLAFVKAMDDCNVPERQKVELLRKAVQAHRAYTDRAIRGEAFDRHLLGLKLQAIEDLVSMPDIFMDTSYAIAMHFNLSTSQVPAKTDCVMFFGPVVPDGYGVCYNPMEAHINFSVSAYNSCAETNAARMAHYLEKALLDMRVLLQSHPRAKL; translated from the exons ATGTTAGCCTTTGCCGCCAGAACCGTG GTTTCCAGCCGCTTCAAGGCCCACCAGGATGCACTGCCACGGCTGCCTGTGCCCCAACTCCAGCAGTCCCTGGACCATTACCTCAAGGCACTGCAGCCCATTGTGAGCGAGGAGGAATGGGCCCACACCAAGCAGCTGGTGGAAGAATTTCAGACCTCAGGGGGTGTAGGGGAACGCCTGCAGAAGGGGCTGGAGCGCAGAGCCAGGAAGATGGAGAACTGG CTGTCTGATTGGTGGCTCAAGACTGCCTACCTGCAGTTCCGCCAGCCTGTGGTCATCTACTCCAGCCCGGGTGTGATGCTGCCCAAGCAGGACTTCGTGGATCTGCAAGGACAGCTCCG GTTTGCTGCCAAACTCATCGAGGGTGTGCTGGATTTCAAGACCATGATTGACAA TGAGACGCTACCTGTAGAGTACCTGGCGGGGAAGCCGCTGTGCATGAACCAGTACTATCAGATCCTGTCGTCCTGCCGCCTGCCAGGCACGAAGCAGGACTCAGTTGTAAACTTCATAAAGGCCAAGAAGCCGCCCATGCACATCACGGTGGTACACAACTACCAG TTCTTTGAGCTGGATGTGTACCACAGCGATGGGACACCCCTCACCTCGGATCAGATCTTTGCGCAGCTGGAGAAGATCTGGAACTCATCACTGCAGACCAACAAGGAGCCTGTGGGCATCCTCACCTCCAACCACCGCAACACCTGGGCCAAGGCCTACAACACCCTCATCAAAG ACAAGGTGAACCGGGAGTCTGTGAATTCCATCCAGAAGAGCATCTTCACCGTGTGTCTGGACAAGCCAGTGCCCAGGGTGTCGGAAGACGTCTACCGCAATCATGTGGCCGGCCAGATGTTGCACGGAGGTGGCAGCCAGCTCAATAGTGGCAACCGCTGGTTCGACAAGACGCTGCAG TTCATTGTGGCAGAAGACGGTTCCTGTGGGCTTGTTTATGAGCACGCAGCAGGGGAGGGGCCTGCCCTTATTTCCCTTGTGGACCATGTCATTGAGTACAC AAGGAAGCCGGAGCTTGTGCGATCTCCCATGGTTCCTCTGCCCATGCCCAAGAAGCTGCGGTTCAACATCACCCCCGAGATCAAGAACGACATCGAGAAGGCCAAGCAGAACCTCGGCAT CATGATCCAGGACCTGGACATCACAGTGATGGTGTTCCACCACTTTGGGAAGGACTTTCCCAAGTCAGAGAAGCTGAGCCCAGATGCCTTTATCCAGATGGCCCTACAGCTGGCCtactacag GATCTACGGGCAGGCGTGTGCCACGTATGAAAGCGCCTCCCTGCGCATGTTCCACCTGGGCCGCACCGACACCATCCGCTCGGCCTCCACAGACTCGCTGGCCTTTGTCAAGGCCATGGATGACTGCAACGTGCCG GAGCGGCAGAAGGTGGAGCTGCTGCGGAAGGCTGTGCAGGCCCACCGAGCCTACACTGACCGA GCCATCCGTGGAGAGGCCTTCGACCGGCACCTGCTGGGCCTGAAGCTGCAGGCCATTGAAGACCTGGTGAGCATGCCGGACATCTTCATGGACACCTCCTATGCCATCGCCATGCACTTCAACCTCTCCACCAGCCAG GTCCCTGCCAAGACAGACTGCGTCATGTTCTTTGGGCCTGTGGTCCCAGACGGCTATGGTGTCTGCTATAACCCCATGGAGGCCCACATCAACTTCTCCGTGTCAGCCTACAACAGCTGTGCTGAGACCAACGCCGCCCGCATGGCTCACTACCTGGAGAAGGCACTCCTGGACATGCGGGTGCTGCTGCAGAGCCACCCCCGGGCCAAGCTCTGA
- the Crat gene encoding carnitine O-acetyltransferase isoform X1, with the protein MLAFAARTVVKPLGFIKPSSLMKVSSRFKAHQDALPRLPVPQLQQSLDHYLKALQPIVSEEEWAHTKQLVEEFQTSGGVGERLQKGLERRARKMENWLSDWWLKTAYLQFRQPVVIYSSPGVMLPKQDFVDLQGQLRFAAKLIEGVLDFKTMIDNETLPVEYLAGKPLCMNQYYQILSSCRLPGTKQDSVVNFIKAKKPPMHITVVHNYQFFELDVYHSDGTPLTSDQIFAQLEKIWNSSLQTNKEPVGILTSNHRNTWAKAYNTLIKDKVNRESVNSIQKSIFTVCLDKPVPRVSEDVYRNHVAGQMLHGGGSQLNSGNRWFDKTLQFIVAEDGSCGLVYEHAAGEGPALISLVDHVIEYTRKPELVRSPMVPLPMPKKLRFNITPEIKNDIEKAKQNLGIMIQDLDITVMVFHHFGKDFPKSEKLSPDAFIQMALQLAYYRIYGQACATYESASLRMFHLGRTDTIRSASTDSLAFVKAMDDCNVPERQKVELLRKAVQAHRAYTDRAIRGEAFDRHLLGLKLQAIEDLVSMPDIFMDTSYAIAMHFNLSTSQVPAKTDCVMFFGPVVPDGYGVCYNPMEAHINFSVSAYNSCAETNAARMAHYLEKALLDMRVLLQSHPRAKL; encoded by the exons ATGTTAGCCTTTGCCGCCAGAACCGTG GTGAAGCCCCTGGGCTTTATCAAGCCCTCCTCTTTAATGAAGGTTTCCAGCCGCTTCAAGGCCCACCAGGATGCACTGCCACGGCTGCCTGTGCCCCAACTCCAGCAGTCCCTGGACCATTACCTCAAGGCACTGCAGCCCATTGTGAGCGAGGAGGAATGGGCCCACACCAAGCAGCTGGTGGAAGAATTTCAGACCTCAGGGGGTGTAGGGGAACGCCTGCAGAAGGGGCTGGAGCGCAGAGCCAGGAAGATGGAGAACTGG CTGTCTGATTGGTGGCTCAAGACTGCCTACCTGCAGTTCCGCCAGCCTGTGGTCATCTACTCCAGCCCGGGTGTGATGCTGCCCAAGCAGGACTTCGTGGATCTGCAAGGACAGCTCCG GTTTGCTGCCAAACTCATCGAGGGTGTGCTGGATTTCAAGACCATGATTGACAA TGAGACGCTACCTGTAGAGTACCTGGCGGGGAAGCCGCTGTGCATGAACCAGTACTATCAGATCCTGTCGTCCTGCCGCCTGCCAGGCACGAAGCAGGACTCAGTTGTAAACTTCATAAAGGCCAAGAAGCCGCCCATGCACATCACGGTGGTACACAACTACCAG TTCTTTGAGCTGGATGTGTACCACAGCGATGGGACACCCCTCACCTCGGATCAGATCTTTGCGCAGCTGGAGAAGATCTGGAACTCATCACTGCAGACCAACAAGGAGCCTGTGGGCATCCTCACCTCCAACCACCGCAACACCTGGGCCAAGGCCTACAACACCCTCATCAAAG ACAAGGTGAACCGGGAGTCTGTGAATTCCATCCAGAAGAGCATCTTCACCGTGTGTCTGGACAAGCCAGTGCCCAGGGTGTCGGAAGACGTCTACCGCAATCATGTGGCCGGCCAGATGTTGCACGGAGGTGGCAGCCAGCTCAATAGTGGCAACCGCTGGTTCGACAAGACGCTGCAG TTCATTGTGGCAGAAGACGGTTCCTGTGGGCTTGTTTATGAGCACGCAGCAGGGGAGGGGCCTGCCCTTATTTCCCTTGTGGACCATGTCATTGAGTACAC AAGGAAGCCGGAGCTTGTGCGATCTCCCATGGTTCCTCTGCCCATGCCCAAGAAGCTGCGGTTCAACATCACCCCCGAGATCAAGAACGACATCGAGAAGGCCAAGCAGAACCTCGGCAT CATGATCCAGGACCTGGACATCACAGTGATGGTGTTCCACCACTTTGGGAAGGACTTTCCCAAGTCAGAGAAGCTGAGCCCAGATGCCTTTATCCAGATGGCCCTACAGCTGGCCtactacag GATCTACGGGCAGGCGTGTGCCACGTATGAAAGCGCCTCCCTGCGCATGTTCCACCTGGGCCGCACCGACACCATCCGCTCGGCCTCCACAGACTCGCTGGCCTTTGTCAAGGCCATGGATGACTGCAACGTGCCG GAGCGGCAGAAGGTGGAGCTGCTGCGGAAGGCTGTGCAGGCCCACCGAGCCTACACTGACCGA GCCATCCGTGGAGAGGCCTTCGACCGGCACCTGCTGGGCCTGAAGCTGCAGGCCATTGAAGACCTGGTGAGCATGCCGGACATCTTCATGGACACCTCCTATGCCATCGCCATGCACTTCAACCTCTCCACCAGCCAG GTCCCTGCCAAGACAGACTGCGTCATGTTCTTTGGGCCTGTGGTCCCAGACGGCTATGGTGTCTGCTATAACCCCATGGAGGCCCACATCAACTTCTCCGTGTCAGCCTACAACAGCTGTGCTGAGACCAACGCCGCCCGCATGGCTCACTACCTGGAGAAGGCACTCCTGGACATGCGGGTGCTGCTGCAGAGCCACCCCCGGGCCAAGCTCTGA
- the Crat gene encoding carnitine O-acetyltransferase isoform X2, whose translation MEDGQQTEKVKPLGFIKPSSLMKVSSRFKAHQDALPRLPVPQLQQSLDHYLKALQPIVSEEEWAHTKQLVEEFQTSGGVGERLQKGLERRARKMENWLSDWWLKTAYLQFRQPVVIYSSPGVMLPKQDFVDLQGQLRFAAKLIEGVLDFKTMIDNETLPVEYLAGKPLCMNQYYQILSSCRLPGTKQDSVVNFIKAKKPPMHITVVHNYQFFELDVYHSDGTPLTSDQIFAQLEKIWNSSLQTNKEPVGILTSNHRNTWAKAYNTLIKDKVNRESVNSIQKSIFTVCLDKPVPRVSEDVYRNHVAGQMLHGGGSQLNSGNRWFDKTLQFIVAEDGSCGLVYEHAAGEGPALISLVDHVIEYTRKPELVRSPMVPLPMPKKLRFNITPEIKNDIEKAKQNLGIMIQDLDITVMVFHHFGKDFPKSEKLSPDAFIQMALQLAYYRIYGQACATYESASLRMFHLGRTDTIRSASTDSLAFVKAMDDCNVPERQKVELLRKAVQAHRAYTDRAIRGEAFDRHLLGLKLQAIEDLVSMPDIFMDTSYAIAMHFNLSTSQVPAKTDCVMFFGPVVPDGYGVCYNPMEAHINFSVSAYNSCAETNAARMAHYLEKALLDMRVLLQSHPRAKL comes from the exons ATGGAGGACGGGCAGCAGACAGAGAAG GTGAAGCCCCTGGGCTTTATCAAGCCCTCCTCTTTAATGAAGGTTTCCAGCCGCTTCAAGGCCCACCAGGATGCACTGCCACGGCTGCCTGTGCCCCAACTCCAGCAGTCCCTGGACCATTACCTCAAGGCACTGCAGCCCATTGTGAGCGAGGAGGAATGGGCCCACACCAAGCAGCTGGTGGAAGAATTTCAGACCTCAGGGGGTGTAGGGGAACGCCTGCAGAAGGGGCTGGAGCGCAGAGCCAGGAAGATGGAGAACTGG CTGTCTGATTGGTGGCTCAAGACTGCCTACCTGCAGTTCCGCCAGCCTGTGGTCATCTACTCCAGCCCGGGTGTGATGCTGCCCAAGCAGGACTTCGTGGATCTGCAAGGACAGCTCCG GTTTGCTGCCAAACTCATCGAGGGTGTGCTGGATTTCAAGACCATGATTGACAA TGAGACGCTACCTGTAGAGTACCTGGCGGGGAAGCCGCTGTGCATGAACCAGTACTATCAGATCCTGTCGTCCTGCCGCCTGCCAGGCACGAAGCAGGACTCAGTTGTAAACTTCATAAAGGCCAAGAAGCCGCCCATGCACATCACGGTGGTACACAACTACCAG TTCTTTGAGCTGGATGTGTACCACAGCGATGGGACACCCCTCACCTCGGATCAGATCTTTGCGCAGCTGGAGAAGATCTGGAACTCATCACTGCAGACCAACAAGGAGCCTGTGGGCATCCTCACCTCCAACCACCGCAACACCTGGGCCAAGGCCTACAACACCCTCATCAAAG ACAAGGTGAACCGGGAGTCTGTGAATTCCATCCAGAAGAGCATCTTCACCGTGTGTCTGGACAAGCCAGTGCCCAGGGTGTCGGAAGACGTCTACCGCAATCATGTGGCCGGCCAGATGTTGCACGGAGGTGGCAGCCAGCTCAATAGTGGCAACCGCTGGTTCGACAAGACGCTGCAG TTCATTGTGGCAGAAGACGGTTCCTGTGGGCTTGTTTATGAGCACGCAGCAGGGGAGGGGCCTGCCCTTATTTCCCTTGTGGACCATGTCATTGAGTACAC AAGGAAGCCGGAGCTTGTGCGATCTCCCATGGTTCCTCTGCCCATGCCCAAGAAGCTGCGGTTCAACATCACCCCCGAGATCAAGAACGACATCGAGAAGGCCAAGCAGAACCTCGGCAT CATGATCCAGGACCTGGACATCACAGTGATGGTGTTCCACCACTTTGGGAAGGACTTTCCCAAGTCAGAGAAGCTGAGCCCAGATGCCTTTATCCAGATGGCCCTACAGCTGGCCtactacag GATCTACGGGCAGGCGTGTGCCACGTATGAAAGCGCCTCCCTGCGCATGTTCCACCTGGGCCGCACCGACACCATCCGCTCGGCCTCCACAGACTCGCTGGCCTTTGTCAAGGCCATGGATGACTGCAACGTGCCG GAGCGGCAGAAGGTGGAGCTGCTGCGGAAGGCTGTGCAGGCCCACCGAGCCTACACTGACCGA GCCATCCGTGGAGAGGCCTTCGACCGGCACCTGCTGGGCCTGAAGCTGCAGGCCATTGAAGACCTGGTGAGCATGCCGGACATCTTCATGGACACCTCCTATGCCATCGCCATGCACTTCAACCTCTCCACCAGCCAG GTCCCTGCCAAGACAGACTGCGTCATGTTCTTTGGGCCTGTGGTCCCAGACGGCTATGGTGTCTGCTATAACCCCATGGAGGCCCACATCAACTTCTCCGTGTCAGCCTACAACAGCTGTGCTGAGACCAACGCCGCCCGCATGGCTCACTACCTGGAGAAGGCACTCCTGGACATGCGGGTGCTGCTGCAGAGCCACCCCCGGGCCAAGCTCTGA